A genomic region of Solanum dulcamara chromosome 2, daSolDulc1.2, whole genome shotgun sequence contains the following coding sequences:
- the LOC129875890 gene encoding lysine histidine transporter-like 2, translating into MASVDEKGVNDVRTKEEKAIDEWLPITSDRNAKWWYSTMHNVTAMVGAGVLCLPYAISQMGWGPGVTVMLLSWIITFYTIWQMVEMHEMIPGKRFDRYHELGQYAFGEKLGLWIVVPQQIIVEVSTCIIYMVTGGKSLKKFQEILFPNVKPIKLTYFIMIFSTIEFILSLLPNFNSLSSVSSVAAVLSITYSFIAWTASLKEHAIGSTTQLVSYGTRSDKTSDNVFMFLSALGNVAFSYAGHNVVLEIQATIPSTPQNPSKKAMWKGVFTAYVIVAICYLPVAFIGYWVFGNGVDDNILLTLHRPTWLVAAANIFVVVHVIGSYQVYAMPVFDMIETYAVKLMKYKPSFILRLFVRMVFVAFTLFVGMTFPFFGGLMGFFGGFALAPTSYYLPCIIWLILKKPKRFGLSWTINWVCIIVGVLLTLLSPIGGMWSIIKSAKSYHFYQ; encoded by the exons ATGGCTTCTGTTGATGAAAAGGGAGTTAATGATGTGAGGACGAAGGAGGAGAAAGCAATAGACGAATGGCTACCGATAACGTCGGACCGGAATGCCAAGTGGTGGTACTCAACCATGCATAATGTTACAGCCATGGTCGGTGCCGGTGTTCTCTGTCTCCCTTATGCCATCTCTCAGATGGGATG GGGACCTGGTGTAACAGTAATGTTACTGTCATGGATTATAACATTTTACACAATCTGGCAAATGGTTGAGATGCATGAAATGATACCAGGTAAGAGATTCGATAGGTACCATGAGCTAGGTCAATACGCGTTTGGTGAAAAACTTGGGCTATGGATTGTTGTGCCACAACAAATTATAGTAGAGGTGAGCACTTGCATTATCTACATGGTCACTGGTGGCAAATCTTTGAAAAAATTCCAAGAAATTCTATTCCCAAATGTGAAACCAATCAAGCTCACCTATTTCATCATGATCTTCTCTACTATTGAATTTATCCTATCTCTCTTGCCAAATTTCAACTCCCTCTCCTCTGTCTCTTCTGTCGCCGCTGTTTTGTCCATAACTTACTCTTTTATAGCATGGACTGCCTCACTAAAGGAACACGCCATTGGGAGTACTACTCAACTAGTTAGTTATGGTACAAGAAGTGACAAAACTTCAGACaatgtttttatgtttttgAGTGCATTAGGGAATGTAGCATTTTCCTATGCTGGACATAATgtggttcttgaaattcaagCTACAATTCCTTCAACACCACAAAATCCTTCAAAGAAAGCAATGTGGAAAGGAGTGTTCACAGCTTATGTTATAGTGGCTATATGTTATTTGCCTGTCGCTTTCATTGGATATTGGGTCTTTGGTAATGGAGTTGATGATAATATCTTGCTCACACTACATAGGCCTACTTGGCTTGTTGCAGCTGCTAATATTTTTGtcgttgttcatgtcattgggAGTTACCag GTTTATGCAATGCCAGTGTTTGACATGATAGAGACATACGCGGTGAAGTTAATGAAATATAAACCTTCATTTATCCTTCGCTTATTTGTGCGTATGGTTTTTGTTG CATTTACATTGTTTGTGGGCATGACCTTTCCATTCTTTGGTGGTTTAATGGGATTCTTTGGAGGCTTTGCTCTGGCACCAACCTCATACTAT CTTCCATGTATCATCTGGCTTATTCTCAAAAAGCCCAAAAGGTTTGGCTTGTCATGGACTATCAACTGG GTGTGCATCATAGTGGGTGTACTTTTGACTCTTTTATCTCCTATTGGTGGAATGTGGAGCATCATTAAATCTGCCAAGAGTTATCACTTTTACCAATGA